One segment of Streptomyces sp. TG1A-8 DNA contains the following:
- the tmk gene encoding dTMP kinase, whose amino-acid sequence MTRAEQPTAPTTAPDDALVADSRERALRSLLRRPQLRRLWGAQLVSGVGDALALLVLVLLALQAALAGGSFGSGYRGVAFAVAAVFAVRILATLLFGAVLLGPLAKLTAQEGPLDRRWTMVGADGLRAALLIVAPLWIDWTPDDALAVLLATAFVTGAAERLWTVCRESAAPALLPAPPPEGATVRPLPDHLDALRRLALRTGFAAIPLAAATLVVAALVNNLLGTGVAWFDQHRAALGAYVAAGLFAGSLSVLTSLELPGTRTPRARSPLEGLRRPRTGTGIDKGRTGAVPLLVPACAAVAGAVAAAVAVCVLHTEDLGGGPVLYGLLVLGLTGGVGAGIRTAPSVLPSLSRRRLLALAIAFTGVALLAAGLVPDVTTVLLLLTLAGVGAGVAASTGHALLDQETEENRRARTTEHLHAVVRVFVALGALIAPLVAALIGPHRLENGKFVFAHGGAAFTLMLVGALLLPVAALVLAKVDDRSGVPLRQDLKDALLGGDDPATVPAATGFFIALEGGDGAGKSTQAEALAEWIRAKGHEVVLTREPGATPVGKRLRSILLDVSSAGLSHRAEALLYAADRAEHVDTVVRPALARGAVVISDRYIDSSVAYQGAGRDLSPTEIARINRWATGGLVPHLTVLLDVSPETARERFTEAPDRLESEPAEFHARVRAGFLTLASSDPGRYLVVDAGQEPEAVTTAIRHRLDTVLPLSEAEIRAREEARRKAEEEARRRAEEEAARKAEEERLERERQEQLAKLRAEEEERKRRELEEAQRREAERQAEEARQRAEEARRRAEAERQRLLAEEKARAEEEARRRAEEEARRKQAEEEARRRAEEEARRLEAQRKAEEALLRAEEARRRAAEAAAAADAAARRPGTPAPAAPAVPPEELTVPTPVVSLGTDETAVLRPVREDRAAAREDRAASSGGSAAPREEPVVARGERDGDARARRTAGPDPDSEMTAELPQPPAVSGAADETAVLPPVPAEETAVLPPVAPGAAEETAVLPPVRDDAPADRIPSGFFRDERPAAGPDGTDARTREMPQLDADGTPRRRPRPDWAEETPLDDLPTLADELLGSYDAREFGAPGRDGDPGRQDPDRRGRGRRG is encoded by the coding sequence ATGACGCGAGCCGAGCAGCCAACGGCCCCCACCACAGCACCGGACGACGCCCTCGTCGCGGACTCCCGCGAGCGCGCCTTGCGTTCCCTGCTGCGACGACCGCAGCTGAGGCGCCTGTGGGGCGCACAGCTCGTGAGCGGTGTCGGTGACGCCCTCGCGCTCCTCGTGCTGGTCCTCCTCGCCCTGCAGGCGGCCCTCGCCGGGGGCTCCTTCGGGAGCGGTTACCGGGGCGTGGCGTTCGCGGTGGCGGCCGTCTTCGCCGTCCGCATCCTCGCCACCCTGCTCTTCGGCGCCGTCCTCCTCGGCCCGTTGGCGAAGCTCACCGCCCAGGAGGGCCCGCTCGACCGGCGCTGGACCATGGTCGGCGCCGACGGCCTGCGCGCCGCCCTGCTGATCGTGGCCCCCCTGTGGATCGACTGGACCCCGGACGACGCGCTCGCCGTCCTGCTCGCCACCGCCTTCGTCACCGGCGCCGCCGAGCGGCTGTGGACGGTGTGCCGGGAGAGCGCCGCCCCCGCCCTGCTGCCCGCCCCGCCCCCGGAGGGGGCGACCGTGCGGCCGCTGCCGGACCACCTGGACGCACTGCGCCGCCTGGCGCTGCGCACCGGTTTCGCGGCGATCCCGCTGGCGGCCGCCACCCTCGTCGTGGCCGCGCTGGTCAACAACCTGCTCGGCACCGGCGTCGCCTGGTTCGACCAGCACCGGGCGGCCCTCGGGGCGTACGTGGCGGCCGGACTGTTCGCCGGGTCCCTGTCCGTGCTGACCTCCCTGGAACTGCCCGGCACGCGCACCCCGCGTGCCCGGTCCCCGCTGGAGGGGCTGCGCCGCCCGCGCACCGGCACCGGCATCGACAAGGGCCGTACGGGTGCCGTCCCGCTGCTCGTCCCGGCCTGCGCCGCCGTGGCCGGAGCCGTCGCCGCCGCCGTCGCGGTGTGCGTGCTGCACACCGAGGACCTCGGTGGCGGGCCCGTCCTCTACGGCCTGCTGGTGCTGGGCCTGACCGGCGGTGTCGGCGCCGGCATCCGTACGGCCCCCTCGGTGCTGCCCTCGCTCTCGCGCCGCCGTCTCCTCGCCCTCGCCATCGCCTTCACCGGCGTCGCGCTGCTGGCCGCCGGCCTGGTCCCGGACGTCACCACGGTGCTGCTGCTGCTCACCCTGGCCGGTGTCGGCGCGGGCGTCGCCGCCAGCACCGGACACGCCCTGCTCGACCAGGAGACCGAGGAGAACCGCAGGGCCCGCACCACGGAGCACCTGCACGCCGTCGTACGGGTCTTCGTGGCGCTCGGCGCCCTGATCGCACCGCTCGTCGCGGCGCTGATCGGCCCGCACCGCCTGGAGAACGGCAAGTTCGTCTTCGCCCACGGCGGCGCCGCCTTCACCCTGATGCTCGTCGGCGCGCTGCTGCTGCCGGTGGCCGCGCTGGTGCTCGCCAAGGTCGACGACCGCTCCGGGGTCCCGCTGCGCCAGGACCTCAAGGACGCGCTGCTCGGCGGCGACGACCCGGCCACGGTCCCGGCGGCGACCGGGTTCTTCATCGCCCTGGAGGGCGGCGACGGCGCCGGCAAGTCCACCCAGGCCGAAGCCCTCGCCGAGTGGATCCGCGCCAAGGGCCACGAGGTCGTCCTCACCCGCGAGCCGGGGGCCACCCCCGTGGGCAAGCGGCTGCGTTCGATCCTGCTCGACGTCTCCTCGGCGGGCCTGTCCCACCGCGCGGAGGCGCTGCTGTACGCGGCCGACCGGGCCGAGCACGTCGACACCGTCGTACGGCCCGCCCTGGCGCGCGGCGCGGTCGTCATCTCCGACCGGTACATCGACTCGTCCGTGGCCTACCAGGGTGCCGGCCGCGACCTGTCGCCGACGGAGATCGCCCGCATCAACCGCTGGGCCACCGGCGGACTCGTCCCGCACCTCACCGTCCTGCTGGACGTCTCGCCGGAGACCGCCCGCGAACGGTTCACCGAGGCACCGGACCGCCTGGAGTCGGAGCCCGCCGAGTTCCACGCGCGCGTACGGGCCGGTTTCCTCACGCTCGCCTCCTCCGACCCCGGCCGCTACCTCGTCGTGGACGCCGGACAGGAGCCCGAGGCCGTCACCACGGCCATCCGGCACCGGCTCGACACCGTGCTGCCGCTGTCCGAGGCCGAGATCAGGGCCCGGGAGGAGGCGCGCCGGAAGGCCGAGGAGGAGGCGCGCCGCAGGGCCGAGGAAGAGGCCGCGCGCAAGGCCGAGGAGGAGCGCCTGGAGCGCGAGCGCCAGGAGCAGCTCGCCAAGCTGCGCGCCGAGGAGGAGGAGCGCAAGCGCCGCGAACTGGAGGAGGCGCAGCGCCGCGAGGCCGAACGGCAGGCCGAGGAGGCCCGGCAGCGGGCCGAGGAGGCGCGCCGCCGTGCGGAGGCGGAGCGGCAGCGGCTCCTCGCGGAGGAGAAGGCCCGCGCGGAGGAGGAGGCGCGCCGCAGGGCCGAGGAGGAGGCCCGCCGCAAGCAGGCGGAGGAGGAGGCCCGGCGGCGCGCCGAGGAGGAGGCACGGCGCCTGGAGGCGCAGCGGAAGGCCGAGGAGGCACTGCTGCGGGCCGAGGAGGCCCGCCGCCGGGCGGCCGAGGCCGCGGCCGCGGCCGACGCGGCGGCCCGCCGGCCCGGCACGCCCGCCCCCGCGGCTCCCGCCGTGCCCCCGGAGGAGTTGACCGTCCCGACGCCGGTGGTCTCCCTGGGCACGGACGAGACGGCGGTGCTGCGGCCGGTGCGCGAGGACCGCGCGGCGGCGCGGGAGGACCGCGCGGCCTCCAGCGGCGGGTCCGCCGCGCCCCGCGAGGAGCCCGTGGTGGCGCGCGGGGAGCGCGACGGGGACGCCCGCGCCCGCCGGACGGCCGGCCCCGACCCCGACTCCGAGATGACGGCCGAGCTGCCGCAGCCGCCGGCCGTGTCCGGTGCCGCGGACGAGACGGCGGTGCTGCCGCCGGTGCCCGCCGAGGAGACCGCCGTGCTGCCGCCCGTGGCCCCGGGGGCGGCCGAGGAGACCGCCGTGCTGCCGCCCGTACGGGACGACGCCCCGGCGGACCGGATACCGTCCGGCTTCTTCCGGGACGAGCGGCCGGCGGCCGGCCCCGACGGCACCGACGCGCGGACCCGCGAGATGCCCCAGCTCGATGCCGACGGCACGCCCCGCCGCCGTCCGCGCCCCGACTGGGCCGAGGAGACCCCGCTGGACGACCTGCCGACGCTGGCGGACGAACTGCTGGGCTCGTACGACGCGCGGGAGTTCGGCGCACCGGGCCGGGACGGGGACCCGGGCCGCCAGGACCCGGACCGCCGCGGGCGGGGCCGGCGCGGCTGA
- a CDS encoding DNA polymerase III subunit delta': MTVWDDLVGQERVSAVLDAAARDADALVTAAAQDRPLPEASKMTHAWLFTGPPGAGRNQAARAFAAALQCVSPDRALGGTPGCGFCDGCHTALLGTHADVNTVAAVGAEILVKDMRDTVRKSFTSPANGRWQIILVEDAERLNEKSANAVLKAVEEPAPRTVWLLCAPSVEDVLPTIRSRCRHLNLSTPSVEAVADMLVRRDGVEPAVAAAVARATQGHVDRARRLATDPAARERRAAVLKLPLRLDEVGACLKAAQELVDAAAEDAKQLAEERDGKEAEELKAALGAAQGGRLPRGTAGVMKDLEDMQKRRRTRTQRDSLDVALDDLTGFYRDVLALQLGSRIAIANGDAEDALQRLARAGTPESTLRRIDAVAACRQALDRNVPPLLAVEAMTMALRAG; the protein is encoded by the coding sequence GTGACCGTGTGGGACGACCTCGTCGGGCAGGAGAGGGTGAGCGCGGTGCTCGACGCCGCCGCGCGGGACGCCGACGCCCTCGTCACCGCCGCCGCCCAGGACCGGCCGCTGCCGGAGGCGTCGAAGATGACCCACGCGTGGCTGTTCACGGGGCCGCCCGGAGCGGGCCGGAACCAGGCGGCGCGGGCGTTCGCGGCGGCCCTGCAGTGCGTGAGCCCCGACCGCGCTCTTGGCGGAACCCCCGGCTGCGGCTTCTGCGACGGCTGTCACACCGCCCTGCTCGGCACCCACGCGGACGTCAACACGGTCGCCGCGGTCGGCGCCGAGATCCTGGTGAAGGACATGCGGGACACGGTCCGCAAGTCGTTCACCTCGCCGGCGAACGGCCGCTGGCAGATCATCCTGGTCGAGGACGCCGAGCGGCTGAACGAGAAGTCGGCCAACGCCGTCCTCAAGGCCGTCGAGGAGCCCGCTCCCCGCACGGTCTGGCTGCTGTGCGCCCCCTCCGTCGAGGACGTCCTGCCCACGATCCGCTCCCGCTGCCGCCACCTGAACCTGAGCACGCCCTCGGTCGAGGCGGTCGCCGACATGCTCGTGCGTCGCGACGGCGTCGAACCCGCGGTCGCCGCGGCCGTGGCCCGCGCCACCCAGGGCCACGTCGACCGGGCCCGCCGTCTGGCCACCGACCCGGCGGCCCGTGAACGCCGCGCCGCCGTCCTCAAGCTGCCCCTGCGCCTGGACGAGGTCGGCGCCTGCCTCAAGGCGGCCCAGGAACTGGTCGACGCGGCGGCCGAGGACGCCAAGCAGCTCGCCGAGGAGAGGGACGGCAAGGAGGCCGAGGAACTGAAGGCGGCGCTCGGCGCGGCCCAGGGCGGCCGGCTGCCGCGCGGTACGGCGGGCGTGATGAAGGACCTGGAGGACATGCAGAAGCGCCGCAGGACCCGCACGCAGCGCGACAGTCTCGACGTCGCCCTCGACGACCTCACCGGCTTCTACCGCGACGTCCTGGCCCTCCAGCTCGGTTCGCGGATCGCGATCGCCAACGGGGACGCGGAGGACGCCCTGCAGCGGCTGGCCCGCGCCGGCACCCCGGAGTCCACCCTCCGCCGCATCGATGCCGTCGCCGCCTGCCGCCAGGCCCTGGACCGCAACGTGCCCCCGCTGCTGGCGGTGGAGGCGATGACGATGGCCCTGCGCGCGGGGTGA